From a region of the Corallococcus coralloides DSM 2259 genome:
- a CDS encoding MarR family winged helix-turn-helix transcriptional regulator yields the protein MRRPTSITSPSESEVRSEGKDEAADEKAMMERLLQEGDQSTPDSRRFMGLIRELAHFRSLRDPLASLCDDMRLTPTQVHALGWLGMDGPIQVGVLAQRIGITKKTITGVVDRLEDMGMVERGRDAEDRRAVTAKLTDRGCEIYKVIQLMTDAGIRRLMGLLPEDDREALFGIIERMLARMKASAPQR from the coding sequence ATGCGCCGCCCCACCTCCATCACCTCCCCCTCGGAGTCCGAAGTGCGCTCCGAGGGGAAGGACGAGGCCGCTGACGAGAAGGCCATGATGGAGCGCCTGCTCCAGGAAGGGGACCAGTCCACGCCGGACTCACGCCGCTTCATGGGGCTCATCCGGGAGCTGGCCCACTTCCGCTCCCTGAGAGACCCGCTGGCGAGCCTCTGCGACGACATGCGGCTGACCCCCACCCAGGTGCACGCGCTTGGGTGGCTGGGCATGGACGGCCCCATCCAGGTGGGGGTGCTGGCGCAGCGCATCGGCATCACCAAGAAGACCATCACCGGCGTGGTGGACCGCCTGGAGGACATGGGCATGGTGGAGCGCGGCCGGGACGCGGAGGACCGCCGCGCCGTCACCGCGAAGCTCACCGACCGGGGATGTGAAATCTACAAGGTCATCCAGCTGATGACGGACGCGGGCATCCGGCGGTTGATGGGCCTGCTTCCCGAGGATGACCGCGAGGCGCTGTTCGGCATCATCGAGCGGATGCTCGCCCGGATGAAGGCGAGCGCCCCGCAGCGCTGA
- a CDS encoding AMP-binding protein — MLDIIQRLESVDPRRGLFLYDDFVAPSEFVPYREFASRVAGAAEHFRARGVAPGTRVVLPFETSSSVIFSFLGLMELGAVPLSVKPYILSTPKGPYRDFLARIRERYGASVVLDVPGLAGLELPLERLPLPPSGAKRPGAKLREVAPGELAFVQFSSGSTSFPKGVPITHENLAANLRMIIRHDYRTVDERVTSWLPLYHDMGLIGGLLTCLAAGNDLLLSQPASFLMDPMGWLELISTERVAGSVIPNFAIDYALKSLKSADAEDLKRLDLSSVQGIYLGSEPINIPNLEQFLDILAPCGLRRDVFMPCYGMAETVLIVASVARGQKVSVITAPNGQPAISVGRPLPEFEVRLRAEDGRLCGEGELGEVELRGGSLAPSYFLDDRPLGGDDGFFATGDLGFQKEGELFITGRINDRIKVNGQSFFSGDFEQAVERLGFIRPGRTAVIQAQGRIVVLAEVNHPSALERLEDSRKQVCQSVLETVGVTLAPQDVLFIRYGQLQKTSSGKLQRRAITEAYEQGRIRTVTPRELRADLLQMRAQRLVLGSVMVARQRGRRWMASGKAALSAGLLRFKPGGQRQDGP, encoded by the coding sequence ATGCTCGACATCATCCAGCGGTTGGAGTCAGTGGATCCGCGGCGCGGCCTGTTTCTCTACGACGACTTCGTCGCGCCGTCGGAGTTCGTGCCCTACCGGGAGTTCGCCTCCCGGGTGGCAGGGGCGGCGGAGCACTTCCGCGCGCGCGGCGTGGCGCCGGGCACGCGCGTGGTGCTGCCCTTCGAAACCTCCTCGTCCGTCATCTTCTCCTTCCTGGGGCTGATGGAGCTGGGCGCGGTGCCCCTGTCCGTGAAGCCGTACATCCTGAGCACGCCGAAGGGACCCTACCGGGACTTCCTCGCGCGCATCCGTGAGCGTTACGGCGCCTCGGTGGTGCTGGACGTGCCTGGTCTGGCCGGGCTGGAGCTGCCCCTGGAGCGGCTGCCGCTGCCGCCCTCGGGCGCGAAGCGTCCCGGTGCGAAGCTGCGCGAGGTGGCGCCCGGGGAGCTGGCGTTCGTGCAGTTCTCGTCGGGGTCCACGTCGTTCCCCAAGGGCGTGCCCATCACCCACGAGAACCTGGCCGCGAACCTGCGGATGATCATCCGGCACGACTACCGCACGGTCGACGAGCGGGTGACGAGCTGGCTGCCGCTGTACCACGACATGGGGCTCATCGGCGGGCTGCTCACCTGCCTCGCGGCGGGCAATGACCTGCTGCTGTCCCAGCCCGCGTCGTTCCTGATGGACCCCATGGGCTGGCTGGAGCTCATCTCCACCGAACGGGTGGCGGGCTCCGTCATCCCCAACTTCGCCATCGACTACGCGCTGAAGTCGCTCAAGTCGGCGGACGCGGAAGACCTGAAGCGGTTGGACCTGTCGAGCGTCCAGGGCATCTACCTGGGCAGCGAGCCCATCAACATCCCCAACCTGGAGCAGTTCCTGGACATCCTCGCCCCGTGCGGCCTGCGGCGCGACGTGTTCATGCCCTGCTACGGCATGGCGGAGACGGTGCTGATTGTCGCGAGCGTGGCGCGAGGCCAGAAGGTGAGCGTCATCACCGCGCCCAACGGCCAGCCGGCCATCTCCGTGGGCCGCCCCCTGCCGGAGTTCGAGGTGCGGCTGCGCGCGGAGGATGGACGGCTGTGCGGTGAAGGTGAGCTGGGGGAGGTCGAGCTGCGCGGCGGCAGCCTGGCGCCGTCGTACTTCCTGGACGACCGGCCCCTTGGCGGCGACGACGGCTTCTTCGCCACGGGCGACCTGGGCTTCCAGAAGGAGGGCGAGCTCTTCATCACCGGGCGGATCAACGACCGCATCAAGGTGAACGGCCAGAGCTTCTTCTCCGGGGACTTCGAGCAGGCCGTGGAGCGGCTGGGCTTCATCCGCCCGGGCCGCACCGCCGTCATCCAGGCGCAGGGCCGCATCGTGGTGCTGGCGGAGGTGAACCACCCGTCCGCGCTGGAGCGCCTGGAGGACAGCCGCAAGCAGGTCTGCCAGTCGGTGCTGGAGACGGTGGGCGTGACGCTCGCGCCGCAAGACGTCCTCTTCATCCGCTACGGCCAGCTTCAGAAGACGAGCAGCGGCAAGCTCCAGCGCCGCGCCATCACCGAGGCCTACGAGCAGGGCCGCATCCGCACGGTGACGCCCAGGGAGCTGCGCGCGGACCTGCTGCAGATGCGCGCGCAGCGGCTCGTGCTGGGCTCGGTGATGGTCGCGCGGCAGCGGGGCCGGCGGTGGATGGCCTCCGGAAAGGCGGCGCTCTCCGCGGGGCTCCTGCGGTTCAAGCCGGGGGGCCAGCGTCAGGACGGGCCCTGA
- a CDS encoding alpha/beta fold hydrolase, with product MSTNAKPELTSQDLWVPTSQEHVLHVVEARMSGTPDSAPGVLFVPGLFSDGRFFLGGQGDGAARTFMDAGCVAYVASLRGHGRSRWPAKRAYDWSFDTYVRHDIPDLVRAVRARHTGPLFLLAHSMAGYAALAALGVEPSLQASLSGVCTLSSAVNDYSDGGFKKRFQLGFSAAVAGMLGRFPAKALRQGPWDEPAGVMRQFTDWAPTGAFRSADGATDYWRALGNVTLPVFAGVGAADLFHASPQRVEKLVAHLGSARKDLFVLGRAQGLSWEAGHFDVVRGERARAEVLPRVLAWMRQVAPAH from the coding sequence ATGAGCACGAACGCGAAGCCGGAGCTCACGTCGCAGGACCTCTGGGTGCCCACGTCCCAGGAGCACGTGCTGCACGTCGTGGAGGCGAGAATGTCCGGGACGCCGGACTCCGCGCCGGGCGTCCTCTTCGTGCCGGGGCTGTTCTCCGACGGCCGCTTCTTCCTGGGCGGGCAGGGCGACGGGGCCGCGCGCACGTTCATGGACGCGGGCTGCGTGGCGTACGTCGCGTCCCTGCGCGGGCATGGCAGGAGCCGCTGGCCCGCGAAGCGCGCGTACGACTGGAGCTTCGACACGTACGTGCGCCACGACATCCCGGACCTGGTGCGGGCCGTGCGCGCGCGTCACACCGGGCCGCTGTTCCTGCTGGCCCACAGCATGGCGGGCTACGCGGCGCTGGCGGCCCTGGGCGTGGAGCCCTCGCTCCAGGCGTCGCTGTCCGGTGTGTGCACGCTGTCCTCGGCGGTGAACGACTACAGCGACGGCGGGTTCAAGAAGCGCTTCCAGCTGGGCTTCTCGGCCGCGGTGGCGGGGATGCTGGGACGCTTCCCGGCGAAGGCGCTGAGGCAGGGGCCCTGGGACGAACCGGCGGGCGTGATGCGGCAGTTCACGGACTGGGCGCCCACGGGCGCGTTCCGGAGCGCGGACGGCGCGACCGACTACTGGCGCGCGCTGGGCAACGTGACGCTGCCGGTGTTCGCGGGCGTGGGCGCGGCGGACCTGTTCCATGCGTCACCGCAGCGCGTGGAGAAGCTGGTGGCCCACCTGGGCAGTGCCCGCAAGGACCTGTTTGTCCTGGGGCGTGCGCAGGGGCTGAGCTGGGAAGCGGGCCACTTCGACGTGGTGCGCGGGGAGCGCGCCCGCGCGGAGGTGTTGCCCCGCGTGCTCGCGTGGATGCGTCAGGTGGCGCCCGCGCACTGA
- a CDS encoding acyl-CoA thioesterase: protein MHFEESSLTLRVRPNDLDTLGHVNNATTLEYLEAGRWAWLERQGLRRGGPVVAVVSRVEVDYRREIPPGEVVVRTELESPAADELEPDGIHYRARFRQRVFLAADGPVAVEALVSVAFLDARERSLASLQQFLDAARAPVAPVEESLP, encoded by the coding sequence GTGCACTTCGAAGAGTCGTCGCTCACGCTGCGCGTACGTCCCAATGACCTGGACACCCTGGGGCACGTGAACAACGCCACCACGCTGGAGTACCTGGAGGCCGGCCGCTGGGCCTGGCTGGAGCGGCAGGGGCTGAGGCGCGGAGGGCCGGTGGTGGCCGTGGTGTCGCGCGTGGAGGTGGACTACCGCCGGGAGATTCCCCCGGGCGAGGTGGTGGTGCGCACGGAGCTGGAGTCGCCCGCGGCGGACGAGCTGGAGCCGGACGGCATCCACTACCGCGCGCGGTTCCGTCAGCGCGTGTTCCTGGCGGCGGACGGGCCGGTGGCGGTGGAGGCGCTGGTGAGCGTGGCCTTCCTGGACGCGCGGGAGCGGTCGCTCGCGTCGCTGCAGCAGTTCCTGGACGCCGCGCGCGCTCCGGTGGCTCCCGTCGAGGAGTCGCTTCCATGA
- a CDS encoding holo-ACP synthase, translated as MGLGHDLQAISELEAARGLREPDVFFTAAELAHFERAVDPLQSLAAGFSAKEALFKALPAVDGWFWTDAELVHDARHAPRFRFHGTLAAHLAREGLQVAVSLSHSGGFVSTVVIVTRAPSP; from the coding sequence ATGGGCCTGGGCCACGACCTCCAGGCCATCTCGGAGCTGGAGGCCGCACGGGGCCTGCGGGAGCCGGACGTCTTCTTCACCGCCGCGGAGCTCGCCCACTTCGAGCGCGCGGTGGATCCGTTGCAGAGCCTGGCGGCGGGCTTCAGCGCGAAGGAGGCCCTCTTCAAGGCGCTGCCCGCGGTCGACGGTTGGTTCTGGACGGACGCGGAGCTCGTCCACGACGCCCGGCACGCGCCGCGCTTCCGGTTTCACGGCACGCTCGCGGCGCACCTGGCGCGCGAGGGCCTGCAGGTCGCTGTTTCGCTGTCGCATAGCGGAGGGTTCGTCTCGACGGTGGTCATCGTGACGCGCGCTCCGTCCCCCTGA
- a CDS encoding CaiB/BaiF CoA transferase family protein: MSEPSSPLAGLRVLDLSRLLPGPYATLVLADLGATVDTVEDPDVGDATRHMPPHRDGEGALYYGLHRNKRSLTLNLKTPEGREALLRLVSHYDVLVESFRPGVMDKLGVGEAVLRQKNPRLIYCAISGYGQTGPDRLKAGHDLNYVARAGLLGYGGEAGGAPAFPGVQMADIGGGSLFALVGILAALHERERTGVGRFVDVSMTDGALAFLHLHLASRLFMGKEGTPLQRGSEALNGGYPSYGLYRTADDRWLAVGALEPKFFGALCAKLGRPELLDDAYSGGEDGARVKAELTRIFASQPLAHWREQLSGAEFCVEPVAEGDEVLADPQLRARGLFVETDDAQRGIRVTHLLTPLRMGDVPLRPPPTLGQHSRAILEDAGFTAEEISRLIA, encoded by the coding sequence ATGTCCGAGCCGTCTTCCCCCCTCGCGGGCCTGCGGGTGTTGGACCTGTCGCGCCTGTTGCCCGGCCCGTACGCGACGCTGGTGCTCGCGGACCTGGGCGCGACCGTGGACACGGTGGAGGACCCGGACGTGGGGGACGCCACCCGCCACATGCCGCCGCACCGCGACGGGGAGGGCGCGCTCTACTACGGGCTGCACCGCAACAAGCGCTCGCTCACGCTGAACCTCAAGACGCCGGAAGGCCGTGAAGCGCTCCTGCGCCTCGTGTCCCACTACGACGTGCTGGTGGAGAGCTTCCGCCCCGGCGTGATGGACAAGCTGGGCGTGGGTGAAGCGGTGCTGCGCCAGAAGAACCCGCGGCTCATCTACTGCGCCATCTCCGGCTACGGCCAGACGGGGCCGGACCGGCTCAAGGCGGGGCATGACCTCAACTACGTGGCCCGCGCGGGCCTGCTGGGCTACGGCGGCGAGGCCGGTGGCGCGCCCGCGTTCCCGGGCGTGCAGATGGCGGACATCGGCGGTGGCAGCCTCTTCGCGCTGGTGGGCATCCTGGCCGCGCTGCATGAGCGCGAGCGCACGGGCGTGGGCCGCTTCGTGGACGTGTCCATGACGGACGGCGCGCTGGCGTTCCTCCACCTGCACCTGGCCTCGCGCCTGTTCATGGGGAAGGAGGGCACTCCGCTTCAGCGCGGAAGCGAGGCGCTCAACGGCGGCTATCCCAGCTATGGCCTGTACCGCACCGCGGATGACCGCTGGCTCGCGGTGGGCGCGCTGGAGCCCAAGTTCTTCGGCGCGCTCTGCGCGAAGCTGGGCCGTCCGGAGCTGCTGGATGACGCGTACTCGGGCGGCGAGGACGGCGCGCGCGTGAAGGCGGAGCTCACCCGCATCTTCGCGAGCCAGCCCCTGGCGCACTGGCGTGAGCAGCTCTCCGGCGCGGAGTTCTGCGTGGAGCCGGTGGCGGAAGGTGACGAGGTGCTCGCGGATCCGCAGCTGCGCGCGCGTGGCCTCTTCGTGGAGACGGACGATGCGCAGCGCGGCATCCGCGTCACGCACCTGCTCACGCCCCTGCGCATGGGCGACGTCCCGCTGCGCCCACCGCCCACGCTGGGACAGCACTCGCGCGCCATCCTGGAAGACGCGGGTTTCACAGCCGAGGAAATCTCGCGCCTGATTGCATGA
- a CDS encoding SCP2 sterol-binding domain-containing protein, producing the protein MATAKDIIEGQIPEKLQAKPELAKDINAIIHFDVSGDGGGKWTLDTTKSEGWVSEGLNGASKMTVTVSNDDFVKIREGKLNPQMAAMQGKLKFKPMDMGLAMKLAKLLA; encoded by the coding sequence ATGGCGACCGCGAAGGACATCATCGAGGGGCAGATTCCCGAGAAGCTTCAGGCGAAGCCGGAGCTGGCGAAGGACATCAACGCCATCATCCACTTCGACGTCTCCGGTGACGGTGGCGGCAAGTGGACGCTGGACACCACCAAGTCCGAGGGCTGGGTGTCCGAGGGTCTCAACGGCGCGTCGAAGATGACGGTCACCGTCAGCAACGACGACTTCGTGAAGATCCGCGAGGGCAAGCTGAACCCGCAGATGGCCGCCATGCAGGGCAAGCTCAAGTTCAAGCCGATGGACATGGGCCTCGCCATGAAGCTGGCGAAGCTGCTGGCCTGA
- a CDS encoding response regulator — MVLVVDDDPDILEALSEILEAEGFEIRRARNGKEALERLEPDPPHLILLDLMMPVMDGWEFAQRMRQKPDFAGIPIIVLSADRNVGSKAKDIGAMGHLAKPFELNDLLSMVRQSLNPSADTSRV; from the coding sequence GTGGTGCTCGTCGTGGACGACGATCCCGACATCCTGGAGGCGCTCTCGGAGATCCTGGAGGCCGAAGGCTTCGAGATCCGCCGTGCGCGCAACGGCAAGGAAGCCCTGGAGCGCCTGGAGCCGGACCCACCGCACCTCATCCTCCTGGACCTGATGATGCCGGTGATGGACGGCTGGGAGTTCGCCCAGCGCATGCGCCAGAAGCCGGACTTCGCGGGCATCCCCATCATCGTCCTCAGCGCGGACCGCAACGTCGGCAGCAAGGCGAAGGACATTGGCGCCATGGGTCACCTGGCCAAGCCCTTCGAGCTCAACGACCTGCTGTCGATGGTGCGACAGTCCCTCAACCCCTCGGCGGACACCTCGCGCGTCTGA
- a CDS encoding sensor histidine kinase, whose protein sequence is MGETPGGNETAPGLALLPRQGTPRLLGPLLLDYLGLEALPPMSAVTGIDGLMAAVGFRRKNGERNLWERQDRTLLVGEEPLEDGGRLVWALPVPWSTEPASPKVPQASPPGERVEDRVRFLSLASHDLRGSLANIRSYAALLLNGRIPLEPKAQRGLETILRNADRALSFAQDFFDSSRADLGALACERERQPLLPILDAAVERTRAAASAANVGLELDTLPELPDVTVDAGRIQHAVEAFVHHLLARAQPGEVLHVRAERLGHQVRVEVRRDGAAVPEEDITAVFQCEERAFRERKLEDPLRVFLARQEVEAHGGQVGAQADAGGTTLFLTLPLSLPAEVGHPAGWQA, encoded by the coding sequence ATGGGGGAGACGCCTGGAGGCAACGAAACCGCGCCGGGGCTCGCGCTGCTGCCCCGCCAGGGGACACCCCGCCTGCTCGGTCCCCTGCTCCTGGACTATCTGGGACTGGAGGCCCTGCCCCCCATGTCGGCCGTGACGGGCATCGACGGGCTGATGGCCGCCGTGGGCTTCCGACGCAAGAACGGCGAGCGCAACCTGTGGGAGCGCCAGGACCGCACCCTGCTCGTGGGCGAGGAGCCGCTGGAGGACGGCGGACGCCTGGTCTGGGCGCTGCCGGTGCCCTGGAGCACGGAGCCGGCTTCACCCAAGGTGCCCCAGGCTTCACCGCCGGGCGAGCGCGTGGAGGACCGCGTGCGCTTCCTGTCGCTCGCGTCGCACGACCTGCGCGGGTCGCTGGCCAACATCCGCTCGTACGCGGCGCTGCTGCTCAACGGGCGCATCCCGCTGGAGCCCAAGGCGCAGCGCGGGCTGGAAACCATCCTGCGCAACGCGGACCGGGCGCTCTCCTTCGCCCAGGACTTCTTCGACTCCAGCCGCGCGGACCTGGGCGCGCTGGCGTGTGAGCGCGAGCGCCAGCCGCTGTTGCCCATCCTGGATGCCGCGGTGGAGCGCACGCGGGCCGCGGCGTCCGCCGCCAACGTGGGGCTGGAGCTGGACACGCTGCCGGAGCTGCCCGACGTGACGGTGGACGCGGGCCGCATCCAGCACGCGGTGGAGGCCTTCGTGCATCACCTGCTGGCGCGCGCCCAGCCGGGCGAAGTGCTCCACGTGCGCGCCGAGCGCCTGGGGCACCAGGTGCGGGTGGAGGTGCGCCGCGATGGCGCGGCCGTTCCGGAAGAGGACATCACCGCTGTCTTCCAGTGCGAGGAGCGCGCCTTCCGCGAGCGCAAGCTGGAGGATCCGCTGCGCGTCTTCCTGGCCCGGCAGGAGGTGGAGGCCCACGGTGGCCAGGTGGGCGCCCAGGCGGACGCGGGCGGCACCACCCTCTTCCTTACGCTGCCCTTATCGCTGCCAGCGGAAGTCGGGCATCCAGCGGGCTGGCAGGCGTGA
- a CDS encoding twin-arginine translocase TatA/TatE family subunit: MGLKLPEILLIFAALLLLFGGSRLPQLGSSLGSALRNFKRGFSSDEEKDDAGDKKTGTLSASTTVDKDVAAKSPSSHA; this comes from the coding sequence ATGGGATTGAAGCTTCCTGAGATTCTTCTGATTTTCGCGGCGCTGCTGCTGCTGTTCGGCGGCTCGCGGTTGCCGCAGCTCGGCTCGTCCCTGGGCAGCGCGCTCCGCAACTTCAAGCGCGGCTTCTCCAGCGACGAGGAGAAGGACGACGCGGGCGACAAGAAGACCGGCACGCTGTCCGCGTCCACCACCGTGGACAAGGACGTCGCCGCCAAGTCTCCCAGCTCGCACGCCTGA
- a CDS encoding AMP-dependent synthetase/ligase, protein MRVESQVTTASSTGSAQDQNLVQLLMKLAQNPSKVGLTHKKNDRWQDVTYAQVLEDVMLMSAGLIAQGVQPGDRVAIFANTSLNWLIADLAISGAQAVTVPIYASNTAEECRYILNHSETKLLLVDSDEKDAKQIGRLSRVRARLGEIPSLQKIVVFEGPVSGEKEMTLADMLASARGGPDASREAFERRVGEVKLEDTNLLIYTSGTTGDPKGVILTHGNWAYEAKATQAMSLMVPNDSVMLFLPLAHVFAQVVKAAWLSMGFRLIIAESVDKLLVNLPETRPTVLPSVPRVFEKVYNNVVANGTSAPGMKGRLTRWAFRQFDEYVEARSQGREHNTLAFALAKKLVFSKVRKVLDEKLGGNMRIFISGGAPLSRKIAYFFDMLDYKVLEGYGLTETSAPCNVNRVEKIKIGTVGPPMPGTEIKIAADGEIMVRGPCLMKGYYKNPAATAEVLEPDGWFHTGDIGELDSDNYLRITDRKKDIIVTAGGKNVAPQNIENTLKTFPLISQAMVYGDKRPFLVALITVSEEPARKLLEDKGIAVGTYAQNSQRPEIKAAVEEIIKKVNAEIPPYSSIKKIAVMDADFTQESGELTPTLKVKRKVASQKYIKTIDAMYEGAKVMD, encoded by the coding sequence GTGAGGGTAGAGAGCCAGGTCACTACCGCTTCGTCGACGGGCAGTGCGCAGGATCAGAACCTCGTCCAGTTGCTGATGAAACTGGCCCAGAACCCCTCCAAGGTGGGGTTGACGCACAAGAAGAACGACCGCTGGCAGGACGTCACCTACGCGCAGGTGCTGGAGGACGTGATGCTCATGTCCGCCGGGCTGATCGCGCAGGGTGTCCAGCCGGGGGACCGGGTGGCCATCTTCGCCAACACCAGCCTGAACTGGCTCATCGCGGACCTGGCCATCAGCGGGGCCCAGGCCGTCACGGTGCCCATCTATGCGTCGAACACCGCCGAGGAATGTCGCTACATCCTGAACCACTCGGAGACGAAGCTGCTGCTCGTCGACTCCGATGAAAAGGATGCCAAGCAGATTGGCCGGCTGTCCCGCGTGCGCGCGCGGCTGGGTGAGATTCCCTCGCTCCAGAAGATCGTCGTCTTCGAGGGGCCGGTCAGCGGCGAGAAGGAGATGACGCTGGCGGACATGCTCGCTTCCGCCAGGGGCGGCCCGGACGCGAGCCGCGAGGCGTTCGAGCGGCGGGTGGGCGAGGTGAAGCTGGAGGACACGAACCTGCTCATCTACACCTCGGGCACCACGGGTGACCCGAAGGGCGTGATCCTCACGCACGGCAACTGGGCCTACGAGGCGAAGGCCACCCAGGCCATGAGCCTGATGGTGCCCAACGACTCCGTGATGCTGTTCCTCCCGCTGGCGCACGTCTTCGCGCAGGTGGTGAAGGCGGCGTGGCTGAGCATGGGCTTCCGGCTGATCATCGCGGAGTCGGTGGACAAGCTCCTGGTGAACCTGCCGGAGACGCGTCCGACGGTGCTCCCCTCGGTGCCCCGCGTGTTCGAGAAGGTCTACAACAACGTCGTGGCCAACGGCACGTCCGCGCCGGGCATGAAGGGCCGCCTGACGCGCTGGGCGTTCCGCCAGTTCGACGAGTACGTCGAAGCGCGCTCGCAGGGCCGCGAGCACAACACGCTCGCGTTCGCCCTGGCGAAGAAGCTGGTGTTCTCCAAGGTGCGCAAGGTGCTCGACGAGAAGCTGGGCGGCAACATGCGCATCTTCATCTCCGGTGGCGCGCCCCTGTCGCGGAAGATCGCCTACTTCTTCGACATGCTCGACTACAAGGTGCTGGAGGGCTACGGCCTCACGGAGACGAGCGCCCCCTGCAACGTCAACCGGGTGGAGAAGATCAAGATTGGGACGGTGGGTCCTCCGATGCCCGGCACGGAGATCAAGATCGCCGCGGACGGGGAGATCATGGTGCGGGGGCCCTGCCTCATGAAGGGCTACTACAAGAACCCCGCCGCCACCGCGGAGGTGCTGGAGCCGGACGGCTGGTTCCACACCGGCGACATCGGCGAGCTGGACTCCGACAACTACCTGCGCATCACCGACCGCAAGAAGGACATCATCGTCACCGCGGGCGGCAAGAACGTGGCGCCCCAGAACATCGAGAACACGCTCAAGACCTTCCCGCTCATCAGCCAGGCCATGGTGTACGGCGACAAGCGGCCGTTCCTGGTGGCGCTGATCACCGTGTCCGAGGAGCCGGCGCGCAAGCTGCTGGAGGACAAGGGCATCGCGGTGGGCACCTACGCGCAGAACTCCCAGCGGCCGGAGATCAAGGCGGCCGTCGAGGAGATCATCAAGAAGGTGAACGCGGAGATCCCCCCGTACTCCAGCATCAAGAAGATCGCCGTCATGGACGCGGACTTCACGCAGGAGTCCGGTGAGCTCACGCCCACCCTCAAGGTGAAGCGCAAGGTCGCCAGCCAGAAGTACATCAAGACCATCGACGCCATGTACGAAGGCGCGAAGGTCATGGACTGA
- a CDS encoding tetratricopeptide repeat protein has product MRLIFLTLPLLMITSSAWAADPGVLTSADELYAKRADPASVTALEALLKEQLKATPDDFELVWRSARILQWQADGATEPKRKMVLGRQTWDQGDKAAKLSPQRVEGYYYAACGIGAYSQAVGIMKALGDGLEGKFNERLETAIKLDATYERGGPWVVKGRYYYELPWPKRDLGKSATFYNKAIARFPESLRAHYYLAETLLKDGKAQAANDAIQKVLKGNTTYDASEAQRVQKWATKVNADIQEELK; this is encoded by the coding sequence ATGCGCTTGATTTTCCTCACGCTTCCCCTGCTGATGATCACATCATCCGCCTGGGCCGCCGACCCAGGCGTGCTGACGTCCGCAGACGAGCTGTACGCCAAGCGCGCGGATCCTGCGTCGGTGACCGCGCTGGAGGCCCTCCTCAAGGAGCAGCTGAAGGCGACGCCAGACGACTTCGAGCTCGTCTGGCGTTCCGCGCGCATCCTGCAGTGGCAGGCGGACGGCGCCACCGAACCGAAGCGGAAGATGGTGCTCGGCCGTCAGACCTGGGACCAGGGCGACAAGGCGGCGAAGCTCTCGCCCCAGCGGGTGGAGGGCTATTACTACGCCGCGTGCGGCATTGGGGCCTACTCCCAGGCTGTTGGCATCATGAAGGCGCTGGGTGACGGCTTGGAGGGCAAGTTCAACGAGCGACTCGAGACGGCGATCAAGCTCGACGCGACCTACGAGCGCGGCGGCCCCTGGGTGGTGAAGGGGCGCTATTACTACGAGCTGCCCTGGCCCAAGCGGGACCTGGGCAAGTCCGCGACGTTCTACAACAAGGCGATCGCCAGGTTCCCCGAATCTCTGCGTGCCCATTACTACCTTGCCGAGACACTATTGAAGGACGGCAAGGCCCAGGCCGCGAACGACGCAATCCAGAAGGTCCTGAAGGGCAACACCACCTATGACGCCTCGGAAGCTCAGCGCGTGCAGAAGTGGGCCACGAAGGTGAACGCCGACATCCAGGAGGAACTCAAGTGA
- a CDS encoding PaaI family thioesterase: MQTTTSPAPEDRQAFYDALMRILPLAPINKLYQPRDLVVRKGEASLEMPVLEQFFNGGHMVHGSTYFKGLDEAAWFAANSLADRFALATTSFTTYIVRAVRKGNLQVRARVISATPNLVVVEADMFNDGDVLVARGSGTFQPTQVPISVLLPPSSPPPGDSKP, encoded by the coding sequence ATGCAGACCACGACCTCCCCCGCTCCCGAGGACCGCCAGGCGTTCTACGACGCCCTGATGCGCATCCTTCCCCTGGCCCCCATCAACAAGCTCTACCAGCCTCGCGACCTCGTCGTCCGCAAGGGGGAAGCGTCGCTGGAGATGCCCGTCCTGGAGCAGTTCTTCAACGGCGGGCACATGGTGCACGGCTCCACCTACTTCAAGGGCCTGGACGAGGCCGCGTGGTTCGCCGCGAACTCCCTGGCGGACCGCTTCGCCCTGGCCACCACGAGCTTCACGACCTACATCGTGCGGGCCGTGCGCAAGGGCAACCTCCAGGTGCGGGCGCGCGTCATCAGCGCCACGCCGAACCTGGTCGTCGTTGAAGCAGACATGTTCAACGACGGCGACGTCCTGGTCGCCCGGGGCAGCGGAACCTTCCAGCCGACCCAGGTGCCCATTTCCGTCCTGCTGCCTCCCTCCTCCCCGCCACCCGGGGACTCCAAACCCTGA